Proteins encoded together in one Catellatospora citrea window:
- a CDS encoding aldo/keto reductase, whose product MSNPLGSSTVAVSALGFGAASIGNLYRAVPDEQAAATVDAAWQAGIRYFDTAPHYGLGLSERRLGQALAEHPRAEYVLSTKVGRILVDEPDGAGDDLANGFAVPATRRRVWDFSAAGVRRSIEESLARLGHDRIDIVLMHDPDESPEPDRALREAYPALDGLRREGIVGAIGVGSKDPAILARFATETDVDALMIAGRYTLLEQPALDDILPACVKRGISVLNVGVFNSGLLAVEWPDETRPYEYGAAPADILARAQGIATACRRHGVTLPQAALAFAAAHPAVASIVVGAGKPEHVERSAEWFAREAPPAQLWADLVDEGLLRPDAPTPA is encoded by the coding sequence ATGAGCAACCCGCTCGGCAGCTCCACGGTCGCGGTCAGCGCGCTCGGCTTCGGCGCGGCCTCCATCGGCAACCTGTACCGGGCCGTCCCGGACGAGCAGGCCGCGGCCACCGTCGACGCGGCCTGGCAGGCGGGCATCCGCTACTTCGACACCGCCCCGCACTACGGGCTGGGCCTGTCCGAGCGGCGGCTGGGCCAGGCCCTGGCCGAGCACCCGCGCGCGGAGTACGTGCTGTCCACCAAGGTCGGCCGGATCCTCGTCGACGAGCCCGACGGCGCGGGCGACGACCTGGCCAACGGCTTCGCGGTGCCCGCGACCCGGCGGCGGGTGTGGGACTTCAGCGCCGCCGGGGTGCGCCGCAGCATCGAGGAGAGCCTGGCGCGGCTCGGCCACGACCGCATCGACATCGTGCTGATGCACGACCCGGACGAGAGCCCCGAGCCGGACAGGGCGCTGCGGGAGGCGTACCCCGCGCTGGACGGGCTGCGCCGGGAGGGGATCGTCGGCGCGATCGGCGTCGGCTCCAAGGACCCCGCGATCCTGGCCCGGTTCGCCACCGAGACCGATGTGGACGCCCTGATGATCGCCGGGCGGTACACCCTGCTGGAGCAGCCCGCACTCGACGACATCCTGCCCGCCTGCGTCAAGCGCGGCATCTCGGTGCTCAACGTCGGCGTGTTCAACAGCGGCCTGCTGGCGGTGGAGTGGCCCGACGAGACCCGGCCGTACGAGTACGGCGCCGCCCCCGCCGACATCCTGGCCCGCGCGCAGGGCATCGCCACCGCCTGCCGCCGCCACGGGGTGACCCTGCCGCAGGCCGCGCTCGCGTTCGCCGCCGCGCACCCCGCCGTCGCGTCGATCGTGGTCGGCGCGGGCAAACCCGAGCACGTCGAGCGCAGCGCCGAGTGGTTCGCCCGGGAGGCACCGCCCGCCCAGCTGTGGGCCGACCTGGTCGATGAGGGCCTGCTGCGTCCCGACGCCCCGACGCCGGCATGA
- a CDS encoding aldehyde ferredoxin oxidoreductase C-terminal domain-containing protein, with product MTYLHLDLGSGGQYGEPAVGWGGPLQALSALRKALDGPADPADPRLPVALVTSTVAGLGAVGTARCAAVGVSPLSGAVAETRAEGPYAAGMRAAGITGISLTGAAEQPSYVVVEAGRATVLPADGLWGLETGPATDALLARHGRDAAVAVIGPAGEAGARYADVVTCRSFPLPRLGFGAVLGARRIKAVVCVPSGSGAEGRAPWPHDVLAAQALFTAYRKEMPDHPLAGWQLAAPGFGAWPGTSAEPGAAAVRNFADTATAPASWPGLHPDRYAEFLTWSGGGCPGCPNDCVKGYAGAGLHQEAVAMLGPNLGIGDLGAILAANARCQDLGLDPVSLGGTLACVFEAAARGVLPPWLAAELPAGTGFGAAALLVELVERAALPGHPLGEGAAALAARIGVPELAMTSRGVELPPFDPRIQPGLGLMYAAAPIGPRYDAVEHDLDFDPVHGLPHCFDEAERIGLSVPAPASTLDVARTLRLADLWSGLDALLICPFASTPTRPLTLDRVCELVRATSGRPITPEQVFALGRDRLRAQQEVNDRLGVPIGTLPARFFDEPVATGAHRAAVLDRTTFTAAVDAMHHAWRTP from the coding sequence ATGACCTACCTGCACCTCGACCTGGGCAGCGGCGGCCAGTACGGCGAGCCGGCCGTCGGCTGGGGCGGGCCGCTGCAGGCCCTGTCCGCGCTGCGCAAGGCGCTGGACGGGCCCGCCGACCCGGCCGATCCGCGGCTGCCGGTCGCGCTGGTCACCAGCACGGTCGCGGGGCTGGGCGCGGTCGGCACGGCCCGCTGCGCCGCCGTCGGGGTCTCGCCGCTGTCCGGCGCGGTCGCCGAGACCCGGGCCGAGGGCCCGTACGCGGCCGGCATGCGGGCGGCGGGGATCACCGGTATCAGTCTGACCGGGGCCGCGGAGCAACCGTCCTACGTGGTCGTCGAGGCCGGTCGCGCCACCGTGCTCCCGGCGGACGGACTGTGGGGCCTGGAGACCGGGCCGGCCACCGACGCGCTGCTGGCCCGGCACGGGCGGGACGCCGCCGTCGCCGTGATCGGGCCCGCGGGCGAGGCCGGGGCGCGCTACGCCGATGTGGTCACCTGCCGGTCGTTCCCGCTGCCCCGGCTCGGGTTCGGGGCGGTGCTCGGGGCCCGCCGGATCAAAGCCGTGGTCTGCGTGCCGTCCGGCAGCGGCGCGGAGGGGCGCGCCCCGTGGCCGCACGACGTGCTCGCGGCGCAGGCGCTGTTCACCGCATACCGCAAGGAGATGCCGGACCATCCGCTCGCGGGCTGGCAACTCGCCGCCCCGGGCTTCGGGGCGTGGCCGGGCACGTCGGCCGAACCCGGCGCGGCCGCGGTGCGCAACTTCGCCGACACCGCCACCGCCCCCGCGTCCTGGCCCGGCCTGCACCCCGACCGCTACGCGGAGTTCCTGACCTGGTCCGGCGGCGGCTGCCCCGGCTGCCCCAACGACTGCGTCAAGGGGTACGCGGGCGCCGGGCTGCACCAGGAGGCCGTGGCGATGCTCGGCCCGAACCTCGGCATCGGCGACCTCGGCGCGATCCTCGCCGCCAACGCCCGCTGCCAGGACCTGGGCCTCGATCCGGTGTCGTTGGGCGGCACCCTGGCCTGCGTGTTCGAGGCCGCCGCGCGGGGCGTGCTGCCGCCCTGGCTGGCCGCCGAGCTGCCCGCAGGAACCGGATTCGGGGCCGCCGCGCTACTCGTCGAGCTGGTCGAACGAGCAGCCCTTCCCGGGCACCCGCTGGGCGAGGGCGCGGCCGCGCTGGCCGCCCGGATCGGCGTACCCGAACTGGCCATGACCAGCCGCGGCGTCGAGCTGCCGCCGTTCGATCCGCGCATCCAGCCGGGCCTGGGCCTGATGTACGCGGCCGCGCCGATCGGCCCGCGCTACGACGCCGTCGAGCACGACCTCGACTTCGACCCGGTGCATGGCCTGCCGCACTGCTTCGACGAGGCCGAGCGGATCGGACTGTCCGTGCCCGCGCCCGCGTCCACCCTGGACGTCGCCCGCACGCTGCGCCTGGCCGACCTGTGGAGCGGCCTGGACGCGCTGCTGATCTGCCCGTTCGCCAGCACCCCCACCCGCCCGCTCACCCTCGACCGGGTCTGCGAGCTGGTGCGGGCCACCTCCGGCCGCCCGATCACCCCGGAGCAGGTGTTCGCCCTCGGCCGGGACCGGCTGCGCGCCCAGCAGGAGGTCAACGACCGCCTCGGCGTGCCCATCGGCACGCTGCCCGCGCGGTTCTTCGACGAACCCGTGGCCACCGGCGCACACCGCGCCGCGGTCCTGGACCGCACGACCTTCACCGCCGCGGTGGACGCCATGCACCACGCATGGCGCACGCCCTGA
- a CDS encoding lactate utilization protein B: MSRDLPIVAITPFPVAAAHELGDAQLRANLGRATRTIRDKRARVVAEVADWEPMRDRAAAVKDEVLDNLAELLARFEAAAVAAGATVHHATDAAHANAIVTELVRAQRAESVVKIKSMATQEIGLNEALEAAGVTPIETDLAELIVQLADDTPSHILVPAIHYNRSQIRELFARRMPGFTATSDEPAVLAGAAREYLRRTFLAAKVAVCGANFAIAETGSLVIVESEGNGRMCLTLPETLIAVVGVEKLLPRFADLGDFLRLLPRSSTGERMNPYTSIFTGVTPGDGPQRLHIVLLDNGRTQVAQDPVGRAALRCIRCSACLNVCPVYERAGGHAYGSVYPGPIGAILSPQLTGQDAGFNKTLPYASTLCGACYDVCPVKINIPEILVHLRQTGPKPAAERAAMSTLSWVMRDRRRWRIALRAARSGSAPLRLIARRHGGTLRRAPWPLSAWTAHRDAPLPAAESFRDWWRRTHESS, encoded by the coding sequence ATGAGCCGGGACCTGCCGATCGTGGCGATCACGCCGTTCCCGGTCGCGGCGGCGCACGAGCTGGGCGACGCGCAGTTGCGGGCGAACCTGGGGCGGGCCACGCGGACCATTCGCGACAAGCGGGCGCGGGTGGTGGCCGAGGTCGCCGACTGGGAGCCCATGCGGGACCGGGCGGCGGCCGTCAAGGACGAGGTGCTGGACAACCTGGCGGAGCTGCTCGCGCGGTTCGAGGCGGCGGCGGTCGCGGCCGGGGCGACGGTGCACCACGCGACGGACGCGGCGCACGCCAACGCGATCGTCACCGAGCTGGTGCGGGCGCAGCGGGCCGAGAGCGTCGTGAAGATCAAGTCGATGGCGACGCAGGAGATCGGGCTCAACGAGGCCCTGGAGGCCGCGGGCGTCACGCCGATCGAGACGGACCTCGCCGAGCTGATCGTGCAGCTCGCCGACGACACCCCGTCGCACATCCTGGTCCCGGCGATCCACTACAACCGCAGCCAGATCCGGGAACTGTTCGCGCGGCGCATGCCGGGGTTCACCGCGACGTCCGACGAGCCGGCGGTGCTGGCCGGGGCGGCGCGGGAGTACCTGCGGCGGACGTTCCTCGCGGCGAAGGTCGCGGTGTGCGGGGCCAACTTCGCCATCGCGGAGACCGGGTCGCTGGTGATCGTCGAGTCGGAGGGCAACGGGCGGATGTGCCTGACCCTGCCGGAGACGCTGATCGCGGTCGTCGGCGTGGAGAAACTGCTGCCCCGCTTCGCCGACCTCGGCGACTTCCTGCGGCTGCTGCCGCGCTCGTCGACGGGCGAGCGGATGAACCCGTACACCTCGATCTTCACCGGGGTGACGCCCGGCGACGGGCCGCAGCGGCTGCACATCGTGCTGCTGGACAACGGCCGCACGCAGGTCGCGCAGGATCCGGTCGGCCGGGCGGCGCTGCGCTGCATCCGCTGCTCGGCCTGCCTCAACGTCTGCCCGGTCTACGAGCGCGCGGGCGGCCACGCCTACGGCTCGGTCTACCCCGGACCGATCGGCGCGATCCTGTCCCCGCAGCTCACCGGGCAGGACGCGGGCTTCAACAAGACCCTGCCGTACGCCTCGACGCTGTGCGGGGCCTGTTACGACGTCTGCCCGGTGAAGATCAACATCCCGGAGATCCTGGTGCACCTGCGCCAGACCGGCCCGAAACCGGCCGCCGAGCGCGCGGCGATGTCGACGCTGAGCTGGGTGATGCGCGACCGGCGGCGGTGGCGGATCGCGCTGCGGGCGGCCCGTTCGGGCAGCGCGCCGCTGCGCCTGATCGCCCGCCGCCACGGCGGCACGCTGCGGCGCGCGCCCTGGCCGCTGTCGGCGTGGACCGCGCACCGCGACGCGCCGCTGCCCGCGGCGGAGTCGTTCCGTGACTGGTGGAGGCGTACGCATGAATCTTCCTGA
- a CDS encoding NADAR family protein: protein MSPRSVAELVTLAERGRRVKYLMFWGHQPSGDGSIGPSCLSQWWQAPFTVDGLEFATAEHFMMWRKATLFGDADVAGRILTVDHPQQAKGLGREVRGFSQAVWERERYAIVLAGSLAKFGQDEALRAYLLSTGERVLVEASPVDAIWGIGLSARDGDAWYPQRWRGLNLLGFALMEARAQLASGVSSPDVRLG from the coding sequence ATGTCACCTCGTAGCGTCGCCGAACTCGTCACCCTCGCCGAGCGCGGGCGGCGGGTGAAGTACCTGATGTTCTGGGGGCACCAGCCGTCCGGGGACGGGAGCATCGGCCCGAGCTGCCTGAGCCAGTGGTGGCAGGCCCCGTTCACGGTGGACGGGCTGGAGTTCGCGACCGCCGAGCACTTCATGATGTGGCGCAAGGCGACGCTGTTCGGCGACGCCGACGTCGCGGGCCGGATTCTCACGGTGGACCACCCGCAGCAGGCCAAGGGCCTGGGGCGCGAGGTCCGCGGCTTCAGCCAGGCCGTCTGGGAGCGCGAGCGGTACGCCATCGTGCTGGCCGGCAGCCTCGCGAAGTTCGGCCAGGACGAGGCACTGCGGGCATACCTGCTGTCGACGGGTGAGCGGGTGCTCGTGGAGGCGAGCCCGGTCGACGCGATCTGGGGCATCGGCCTGTCGGCCCGCGACGGCGACGCCTGGTATCCGCAGCGCTGGCGGGGCCTGAACCTGCTCGGCTTCGCGCTGATGGAGGCCCGCGCGCAGCTCGCGTCCGGCGTATCCTCGCCCGATGTGCGTCTCGGCTGA
- a CDS encoding LutC/YkgG family protein has translation MNLPELFAERAGDYRAGMHHCTAAELPTVLAGLLAGASRVVLPAGIAEPWLTGLTVATLPDGTPPLTAADLDEAGLSVLTGCAVAIAETGTIVLDAGPGQGRRLLTLVPDHHVCVVRDEQIVADVPDMIAALPEPTRPLTMISGPSATSDIELNRVEGVHGPRRLDIVCVHP, from the coding sequence ATGAATCTTCCTGAGCTGTTCGCCGAGCGGGCCGGCGACTACCGGGCCGGGATGCACCACTGCACCGCGGCCGAACTGCCTACCGTCCTCGCCGGACTGCTGGCCGGCGCCTCGCGGGTGGTGCTGCCGGCGGGCATCGCCGAACCCTGGCTCACCGGCCTCACCGTCGCGACCCTGCCCGACGGCACGCCGCCGCTGACCGCGGCCGACCTCGACGAGGCCGGGCTGTCGGTGCTCACCGGGTGCGCGGTCGCGATCGCGGAGACCGGCACGATCGTGCTCGACGCCGGGCCGGGACAGGGCCGGCGGCTGCTGACGCTGGTCCCGGACCACCACGTCTGCGTGGTACGCGACGAGCAGATCGTCGCCGACGTGCCCGACATGATCGCCGCGCTGCCCGAGCCGACCCGTCCCCTGACGATGATCTCCGGGCCGTCGGCGACCAGTGACATCGAGCTCAACCGGGTCGAGGGCGTGCACGGGCCGCGCCGCCTCGACATCGTCTGCGTACACCCCTGA
- a CDS encoding (Fe-S)-binding protein — MRIALFVTCLNDALFPQAGIATVTLLERLGHTVAFPAAQSCCGQMHANTGYAAPARQLERLTEAAFAGHDVIVSPSGSCVAHLRAHTGLPAYELSELLVDVLGVTDVGATFPHRVTYHPTCHGLRALRLGDRPATLLRAVKGLELIDLPEPEQCCGFGGTFALKNAAVSGAMLADKCANAAATGAEYLAAADNSCLAHIGGGLARRPGAPRPIHYAEILASTGAPS, encoded by the coding sequence GTGCGGATCGCACTGTTCGTCACCTGTCTTAACGACGCGCTGTTTCCGCAGGCCGGGATCGCGACGGTGACGCTGCTGGAACGGCTCGGCCACACGGTCGCGTTCCCGGCCGCGCAGTCCTGCTGTGGTCAAATGCACGCCAACACCGGCTACGCCGCGCCCGCCCGGCAGCTGGAGCGCCTCACCGAGGCCGCGTTCGCCGGGCACGACGTCATAGTGTCGCCGTCCGGCTCCTGCGTGGCGCACCTGCGCGCCCATACCGGACTGCCCGCCTACGAACTGTCCGAACTGCTCGTCGACGTGCTCGGGGTGACCGACGTCGGCGCGACCTTCCCGCACCGCGTCACCTACCATCCGACCTGCCACGGCCTGCGAGCACTGCGCCTGGGCGACCGCCCCGCGACGCTGCTGCGCGCGGTCAAGGGCCTGGAGCTGATCGACCTGCCCGAGCCGGAGCAGTGCTGCGGCTTCGGGGGCACCTTCGCCCTCAAGAACGCCGCCGTCTCCGGCGCCATGCTCGCCGACAAGTGCGCCAACGCGGCCGCCACCGGCGCCGAATACCTGGCGGCCGCCGACAACTCCTGCCTGGCCCACATCGGCGGCGGCCTGGCCCGCCGCCCCGGTGCTCCCCGACCGATCCACTATGCCGAGATCCTCGCCTCGACCGGAGCGCCGTCATGA
- a CDS encoding SDR family NAD(P)-dependent oxidoreductase, producing MSEFAGLVAAVTGGASGIGAAVADVLADRGATVAVLDRTPAEGRHLAVTADVTAPLDEAMARVVGTLGSLDILVNCAGISAVGTVEDAADDEWQRCLDVNVVGIARASRAALPFLRGSKSGVIVNISSIAATAGLVNRAVYSATKGAVHALTLAMAADLVGEGIRVVSVAPGTVDTPWVARLLAGADDPAEEKRKLAARQPTGRLVTADQVAEAVAYLASPRSGATTGTSLAVDGGMSGLRLIR from the coding sequence ATGTCTGAGTTCGCAGGCCTGGTCGCCGCGGTCACCGGCGGCGCGTCCGGCATCGGCGCGGCGGTCGCCGACGTGCTCGCCGACCGCGGCGCGACGGTGGCCGTGCTCGACCGCACGCCCGCCGAAGGCCGCCATCTGGCCGTCACCGCCGACGTCACCGCGCCGCTGGACGAGGCGATGGCCCGGGTGGTGGGCACCCTGGGCAGCCTCGACATCCTCGTCAACTGCGCCGGGATCAGCGCCGTCGGCACGGTCGAGGACGCCGCCGACGACGAATGGCAACGTTGCCTCGACGTCAACGTCGTCGGCATCGCCCGCGCCAGCCGCGCGGCGCTGCCGTTCCTGCGCGGCTCGAAGAGCGGCGTGATCGTCAACATCTCCTCGATCGCCGCCACGGCCGGGCTGGTGAACCGGGCCGTGTACTCGGCGACCAAAGGTGCGGTGCACGCGCTGACCCTGGCCATGGCCGCCGACCTGGTCGGCGAGGGCATCCGGGTGGTCAGCGTCGCCCCCGGCACGGTCGACACGCCCTGGGTGGCCCGGCTGCTCGCCGGCGCGGACGACCCCGCCGAGGAGAAGCGCAAGCTCGCCGCCCGCCAGCCCACCGGCCGCCTGGTCACCGCCGACCAGGTCGCCGAGGCCGTCGCCTACCTCGCCTCCCCGCGCTCCGGCGCGACCACGGGCACCTCCCTCGCCGTCGACGGCGGCATGAGCGGCCTCCGCCTGATCCGCTGA
- a CDS encoding GntR family transcriptional regulator → MATTPMHGRVRPAQRLTLTDDVYESLKTLIMEHAIAPGERVSIDGLARTLEVSPTPVREALARLESDGLVRKRAMSGYTTTPLLTRTEFDELFEMRLLLETAAARRAAGHADAEQRRRVREEAAATVAVEAGDGYRRHAAFTALDARFHDLVAEVSGSGLLRESIIRLHSHLHLHRLYFPSAGTGDTVGEHKRIAAAVAKGDADAAADAMHQHLTSARDRHLPAFQA, encoded by the coding sequence ATGGCCACAACGCCCATGCACGGCCGGGTTCGACCCGCGCAGCGGCTCACGCTGACCGACGACGTCTACGAGTCGTTGAAGACTCTCATCATGGAGCATGCCATCGCTCCCGGCGAGCGGGTGAGCATCGACGGGCTTGCCCGTACCCTCGAAGTCTCCCCCACCCCCGTCCGGGAGGCGCTCGCCCGCCTGGAGTCCGACGGTCTGGTGCGCAAGCGGGCCATGTCCGGCTACACCACCACGCCGCTGCTCACCCGCACCGAGTTCGACGAGCTGTTCGAGATGCGGCTGCTGCTGGAGACCGCGGCCGCCCGCCGCGCCGCCGGGCACGCCGACGCCGAGCAGCGCCGCCGGGTGCGCGAGGAGGCGGCCGCCACCGTCGCCGTCGAGGCCGGTGACGGCTACCGCCGCCACGCCGCGTTCACCGCGCTCGACGCCCGCTTCCACGACCTCGTCGCCGAGGTGTCCGGCAGCGGCCTGCTGCGCGAGTCCATCATCCGGCTGCACTCCCACCTGCACCTGCACCGGCTCTACTTCCCGTCGGCGGGCACCGGCGACACCGTCGGCGAGCACAAGCGCATCGCCGCCGCCGTCGCCAAGGGCGACGCCGACGCCGCCGCCGACGCCATGCACCAGCACCTCACCTCCGCCCGCGACCGCCACCTCCCCGCCTTCCAGGCCTGA
- a CDS encoding enolase C-terminal domain-like protein gives MKLIDLRVRDIRFPTSRHLDGSDAMNPDPDYSAAYVELITDGDAVGHGFTFTIGRGNDICAAAIEALRPYVVGQDLDTLDLGEFGRRLTHDSQLRWLGPEKGVMHLAAGAVINAAWDLASRRAGLPLWRYLTSLSPDVIVDCVDWRYLTDALTPAAARDLLAEREPGRAARAEQIAATGFPAYTTSAGWLGYDDAKVTRRALRAVADGFSMVKLKVGADLNDDLRRFTAAREALGPDFPIGIDANQRWGVGEAIDWVSALGHLNPYWIEEPTSPDEILGHAAIRVGLSRAGRDGTPIRVATGEHVHNRIMFKQLLQADAVDVVQLDSARVAGVNENLAILLLAAAYDKPVCPHAGGVGLCELVQHLSFFDYTSVAASLDGRMIEYVDHLHEHFADPVRIVNGRYAAPEAPGFSARMHEESLVRYSFPDGPEWKEDV, from the coding sequence ATGAAGCTCATTGATCTGCGCGTGCGCGACATCCGCTTCCCCACCTCCCGCCACCTCGACGGCTCCGACGCGATGAATCCGGACCCGGACTATTCGGCCGCCTACGTCGAGCTGATCACCGACGGCGACGCCGTCGGCCACGGTTTCACCTTCACCATCGGGCGGGGCAACGACATCTGCGCCGCAGCGATCGAAGCGCTTCGACCGTACGTGGTGGGCCAGGATCTGGACACCCTCGACCTCGGCGAGTTCGGCCGCCGGCTCACCCACGACTCGCAGCTGCGCTGGCTCGGCCCGGAGAAGGGCGTCATGCACCTGGCCGCCGGGGCCGTCATCAACGCCGCCTGGGACCTGGCCTCCCGCCGGGCCGGGCTGCCACTGTGGCGTTACCTGACGAGCCTGTCCCCCGACGTCATCGTGGACTGTGTGGACTGGCGCTACCTCACCGACGCGCTGACCCCGGCAGCCGCCCGCGACCTGCTCGCCGAACGCGAGCCGGGCCGCGCGGCACGGGCCGAGCAGATCGCGGCCACCGGCTTTCCGGCGTACACCACCTCGGCGGGCTGGCTCGGCTACGACGACGCGAAGGTGACCCGGCGCGCGCTGCGCGCGGTGGCCGACGGCTTCTCCATGGTGAAGCTGAAGGTCGGCGCGGACCTGAACGACGACCTGCGCCGGTTCACCGCCGCCCGCGAGGCGCTGGGCCCGGACTTCCCGATCGGCATCGACGCCAATCAGCGGTGGGGCGTCGGCGAGGCGATCGACTGGGTGAGCGCCCTGGGCCACCTGAACCCGTACTGGATCGAGGAGCCGACCAGCCCCGACGAGATCCTCGGCCACGCCGCGATCCGCGTCGGACTGTCCCGGGCCGGCCGCGACGGCACGCCGATCCGGGTGGCCACCGGCGAGCACGTGCACAACCGCATCATGTTCAAGCAGCTGCTGCAGGCCGACGCGGTGGACGTGGTGCAGCTCGACTCCGCCCGGGTCGCCGGCGTCAACGAGAACCTGGCGATCCTGCTGCTGGCCGCGGCGTACGACAAGCCGGTCTGCCCGCACGCGGGCGGCGTCGGCCTGTGCGAGCTGGTGCAGCACCTGTCCTTCTTCGACTACACCTCGGTGGCCGCCTCCCTGGACGGCCGGATGATCGAATATGTGGACCACCTCCACGAGCACTTCGCCGACCCGGTCCGCATCGTGAACGGCAGGTACGCCGCGCCCGAGGCGCCCGGCTTCTCGGCCAGAATGCACGAGGAGTCCCTGGTCCGCTACAGCTTCCCCGACGGTCCGGAGTGGAAAGAAGATGTCTGA
- a CDS encoding fumarylacetoacetate hydrolase family protein, whose amino-acid sequence MRVGAPGAEKPVLLSGGRHYDLSGITPDIDGAFLASDGVGRVRAAAADLPEIDVTGLRVGAPVARPGVVLCVGQNYAAHAAESGATPPTTPIIFYKAPNSVVGPYDEVLIPRGSTTTDWEVELAVVIGRRARYLESPAQALDHVAGYLLSNDVSERDFQLQQSGGQWSKGKSCETFQPLGPWLVTPDEIADVQGLGLRSWVNGEVRQDSNTKDMIFDVAYLIWHLSQYTVLDPGDVVNTGTPQGVALSGRFPYLAEGDVVEVEIDGLGRQRVTMGQA is encoded by the coding sequence ATGCGGGTCGGCGCCCCCGGCGCGGAGAAGCCCGTGCTGCTGTCCGGCGGCCGGCACTACGACCTGTCCGGCATCACGCCCGACATCGACGGCGCGTTCCTGGCTTCCGACGGCGTCGGCCGGGTCCGCGCGGCCGCGGCGGACCTGCCCGAGATCGACGTCACCGGCCTGCGCGTGGGTGCGCCGGTGGCCCGGCCGGGCGTCGTGCTGTGTGTGGGGCAGAACTACGCGGCGCACGCCGCCGAGTCCGGCGCGACGCCGCCGACCACGCCGATCATCTTCTACAAGGCCCCGAACAGCGTCGTCGGCCCGTACGACGAGGTGCTGATCCCGCGCGGCTCGACCACCACCGACTGGGAGGTGGAGCTGGCCGTCGTGATCGGTCGGCGGGCCCGCTACCTGGAGTCGCCCGCGCAGGCGCTCGACCACGTGGCCGGGTATCTGCTGTCCAACGACGTGTCCGAGCGTGACTTCCAGTTGCAGCAGTCGGGCGGGCAGTGGTCCAAGGGCAAGTCCTGCGAGACGTTCCAGCCGCTGGGCCCGTGGCTGGTCACGCCCGACGAGATCGCCGACGTGCAGGGGCTGGGGCTGCGCTCGTGGGTCAACGGCGAGGTCCGACAGGACTCGAACACCAAGGACATGATCTTCGACGTGGCGTACCTGATCTGGCACCTGTCGCAGTACACGGTGCTGGACCCGGGCGACGTCGTGAACACGGGCACGCCGCAGGGCGTGGCGCTGTCCGGCCGCTTCCCCTACCTGGCCGAGGGCGACGTGGTCGAGGTCGAGATCGACGGCCTGGGCCGCCAGCGCGTCACCATGGGCCAGGCCTGA
- a CDS encoding amidohydrolase family protein has translation MRIDAHHHLWTADYAWLAEPGLEPLRRDYTVEDLRRELPTGKVDATVLVEAGLCHIDETVRFLSLAEDAPEIAGVVGWASLTDPDLPGTIAALLAGRGGDLLVGLRDQVQGMTDPGYLARPDVRGALRAIGSAGLTFDLVVRADQLPACAAAVAAVPNTMFVLDHLGKPTITPDGLREWRDAVEPLAACDNAAAKLSGLLTEAGPDWTVEAIAPFVETALELFGPDRLLIGSDWPVCELVASYGDALAAIGSCLSGLSPSERAAVAGGTAIRTYGLEINQ, from the coding sequence GTGCGGATCGACGCCCACCACCACCTGTGGACCGCCGACTACGCCTGGCTGGCCGAACCCGGCCTGGAGCCGCTGCGCCGCGACTACACCGTCGAGGACCTGCGCCGCGAGCTGCCGACCGGCAAGGTGGACGCTACCGTGCTGGTGGAAGCGGGGCTATGCCACATCGACGAGACCGTACGCTTTCTTTCGCTCGCCGAGGACGCGCCCGAGATCGCCGGCGTGGTGGGCTGGGCCTCGCTGACCGATCCCGACCTGCCGGGCACCATCGCCGCGCTGCTGGCCGGGCGCGGCGGCGACCTGCTCGTCGGCCTGCGCGACCAGGTCCAGGGGATGACCGACCCCGGTTACCTGGCCCGCCCCGACGTACGCGGCGCGCTGCGCGCGATCGGCTCCGCCGGGCTCACCTTCGACCTCGTGGTGCGCGCCGACCAGCTGCCCGCCTGCGCCGCGGCCGTCGCGGCCGTGCCGAACACCATGTTCGTGCTGGACCACCTGGGCAAACCCACGATCACGCCGGACGGCTTGCGCGAATGGCGGGACGCGGTCGAGCCGCTGGCAGCCTGCGACAACGCCGCCGCCAAACTGTCCGGGCTGCTCACCGAGGCCGGTCCGGACTGGACGGTCGAGGCGATCGCGCCGTTCGTGGAGACCGCGCTGGAGCTGTTCGGCCCCGACCGGCTGCTGATCGGCTCGGACTGGCCGGTCTGCGAGCTGGTCGCCTCGTACGGCGACGCGCTGGCCGCGATCGGTTCCTGCCTGTCGGGGCTGTCGCCCTCGGAGCGGGCCGCCGTGGCGGGCGGCACCGCGATTCGCACCTACGGTTTGGAGATCAACCAGTGA